The following coding sequences are from one Candidatus Zixiibacteriota bacterium window:
- the fliS gene encoding flagellar export chaperone FliS → MKQALSSYQKMEISGMNQRDLIVMLYNGAIKFLNQARNLLKEQAGDPFSDSIERAHRIIYHLYTTLDFEQGGEVAENLGALYTYIIGQMYVVNSTKDIKIIDDLLVILENLKDGWQNLDLENIEQSSPRVDVMPSGKQTVVSTKV, encoded by the coding sequence ATGAAACAGGCTCTCTCAAGTTACCAGAAGATGGAAATTTCTGGTATGAATCAGAGGGATCTGATAGTAATGCTCTACAACGGTGCAATTAAGTTTCTCAATCAGGCACGCAATCTTCTCAAGGAACAGGCCGGCGATCCGTTTTCGGACTCGATCGAACGCGCCCACAGGATTATCTATCATCTCTATACCACCCTCGATTTCGAGCAGGGCGGGGAAGTTGCCGAAAACCTGGGCGCTCTGTACACTTATATTATTGGCCAGATGTACGTGGTCAATTCAACCAAGGATATTAAGATTATCGATGATCTGCTGGTGATTTTGGAAAATCTCAAGGATGGCTGGCAGAATCTCGATCTGGAAAACATAGAACAGAGCTCTCCCCGGGTGGATGTCATGCCCTCCGGGAAGCAGACAGTAGTTTCAACAAAGGTGTAA